In Capsicum annuum cultivar UCD-10X-F1 chromosome 7, UCD10Xv1.1, whole genome shotgun sequence, one genomic interval encodes:
- the LOC107878388 gene encoding NAC domain-containing protein 73: protein MTCINIETLNNVPSSNGYNTSVTKTRTCPSCGHLIKFEEKAGIHNLPGLPAGVKFDPSDQEILEHLEAKVRLDAHKLHPLIDEFIQTLEGENGICYTHPEKLPGVAKDGLVRHFFHRPSKAYTTGTRKRRKVHTDIQGNETRWHKTGKTRPVVFKNKVKGHKKILVLYTNYGKQRKPEKTNWVMHQYHLGDNEDEKEGELVVSKVFYQTQPRQCGGNNNNNNNNSLLKNNCPPIPQVRTNIGQVGSQFVQCFNPTTLISFEQFEHNTRPTTTMTMSPRLPNFNNLPDASFIP, encoded by the exons ATGACTTGTATCAATATTGAAACTCTCAataatgttccatcaagtaatgGATACAACACTAGTGTTACTAAGACAAGAACTTGTCCTTCTTGTGGTCATTTGATCAAATTTGAAGAAAAG GCTGGGATACACAATCTTCCAGGGTTACCAGCTGGGGTGAAGTTTGATCCAAGTGATCAAGAGATTCTTGAACATCTTGAGGCAAAAGTGAGATTGGATGCACACAAACTTCATCCATTAATTGATGAATTCATCCAAACATTAGAGGGAGAAAATGGAATTTGCTATACTCATCCAGAAAAGTTACCAG GAGTGGCCAAAGATGGTTTAGTTCGACATTTTTTTCATAGACCATCAAAAGCATATACAACAGgcacaagaaaaagaagaaaagtacaCACAGATATACAAGGCAATGAAACTAGATGGCACAAAACAGGCAAGACTAGACCAGTTGTGTTCAAAAACAAAGTGAAAGGCCACAAGAAAATACTTGTTCTCTACACAAATTATGGGAAACAAAGAAAACCTGAGAAAACAAATTGGGTAATGCATCAATACCATCTTGGTGATAATGAAGATGAAAAAGAAGGTGAACTTGTTGTTTCTAAAGTCTTTTATCAAACTCAACCAAGACAATGtggtggtaacaacaacaacaataacaataattctCTACTCAAAAATAATTGTCCTCCTATTCCACAAGTTAGAACAAATATTGGTCAAGTTGGATCACAATTTGTTCAATGTTTCAATCCAACTACTCTCATATCCTTTGAACAATTTGAACATAACACTCGTCCAACGACCACGATGACGATGAGTCCTCGTCTTCCGAATTTTAATAACCTCCCTGACGCTTCATTTATTCCCTGA
- the LOC107878389 gene encoding protein trichome birefringence-like 38 encodes MGSGSKITQKWMLCAFGSFVGCFIFLLYLKHKNEAVHFRALRHAMFNVTLSLDDSVFLPGNVEISKAARSREDEGDVIQKNSENKCNIFEGRWVYESKGSPYYEAAQCPFLSEQVSCQKNGRPDFDYENWSWEAHDCVIPRFNGRDMLKRLRDKRVIIVGDSLNRNQWESLVCLLYSTIPPSRAHLDFSSSSYKVFKAKDYNVTVEFYWNPFLVQFDSKSSPKIVRLETLDLSSPHWQGADIMVFNTGHWWVHRGKFKAWDLFEYKGRLVDDLKLESAFEEAMKTWADWIDQNVNLTKTTVFFRSISPEHKGQNGCYNKTQPITDTSHVTPLPESVMEITDRTLSKMRVPVRYLNITKLSKYREDAHPSIYAKKTGLASMKRKLKPPSDCSHWCLPGLPDTWNRLLYVSLVLDHPTDSPSLSHLVS; translated from the exons ATGGGAAGTGGCTCAAAAATCACTCAGAAATGGATGTTGTGTGCATTTGGTAGTTTCGTTGGCTGCTTCATTTTCTTGCTATACCTTAAGCACAAGAACGAGGCAGTGCATTTCAGGGCTCTGCGGCATGCCATGTTCAATGTGACATTGTCTTTAGATGACAGCGTTTTCCTTCCTGGAAATGTTGAAATCTCGAAAGCAGCAAGAAGCAGAGAAGATGAAGGGGATGTAATACAGAAAAACAGCGAGAATAAGTGCAACATATTTGAGGGCAGATGGGTTTATGAATCAAAGGGAAGCCCATACTATGAAGCAGCACAATGTCCATTCCTTAGTGAACAAGTGAGCTGCCAGAAGAATGGAAGGCCTGATTTTGACTACGAAAATTGGTCTTGGGAAGCTCATGATTGTGTGATCCCACG ATTCAACGGCAGAGATATGTTGAAGAGGCTTAGAGACAAGAGGGTCATCATAGTTGGAGATTCACTAAACAGGAACCAATGGGAATCTCTTGTGTGTCTTCTTTATTCTACAATTCCTCCTTCAAGAGCCCATCTTGATTTTAGCAGTAGCTCCTATAAAGTCTTCAAAGCTAAG GACTACAACGTTACTGTAGAGTTCTACTGGAACCCATTTCTTGTCCAGTTCGACTCAAAAAGTTCTCCTAAAATTGTAAGGCTGGAGACACTCGATCTATCGTCTCCGCATTGGCAAGGTGCTGACATTATGGTATTCAACACGGGCCATTGGTGGGTGCATCGTGGGAAGTTCAAGGC GTGGGACTTATTCGAGTACAAGGGACGATTAGTTGATGACCTGAAGTTGGAATCAGCATTTGAGGAGGCAATGAAGACCTGGGCAGATTGGATAGATCAGAATGTTAACTTGACAAAAACAACAGTTTTCTTTAGAAGCATTTCCCCAGAACACAAAGGTCAAAATGGATGTTACAATAAAACACAACCGATCACAGATACATCACATGTAACACCATTGCCTGAGTCCGTGATGGAGATTACTGATAGAACATTGTCAAAAATGAGAGTCCCCGTAAGATATTTAAACATTACCAAGCTCTCAAAGTACCGCGAAGATGCACATCCATCAATCTATGCCAAAAAGACAGGACTAGCATCGATGAAGAGAAAATTAAAGCCACCGTCTGATTGCAGCCATTGGTGCCTGCCTGGACTGCCTGATACATGGAATCGGTTACTATATGTATCTCTGGTTTTGGATCACCCCACAGATTCCCCTAGTCTATCACATTTGGTTTCCTGA